One window of the Pedobacter ginsengisoli genome contains the following:
- a CDS encoding NERD domain-containing protein, translating to MNNKLIEFWPLWLLLFLAIIIKIIRPLIKGIVGEITVAFFLKFLSKKDYRVMHNVTLYGNGYKSQIDHIIVSKFGVFVIETKNYKGWIMGSEHAQYWTQVIYKSKKRLYNPILQNHGHVKALKNTLSNHPNIKYIPIVVFTWKSTLKISTSSEVIKIFSLLKTIKRHKQHILTDLLKDEIFEIIKSNNRRKPKQQNQQYKVYENGHNNILNSERCPYCSGTLVIKNGRYGEFKGCSEYPRCRYTKATL from the coding sequence ATGAATAACAAGTTAATAGAGTTTTGGCCACTTTGGTTGTTATTGTTTTTGGCTATAATAATCAAAATTATTCGTCCGCTAATTAAAGGTATCGTTGGTGAAATAACTGTTGCCTTCTTTCTAAAATTTCTTAGCAAGAAAGATTATAGAGTGATGCACAATGTTACACTATATGGCAATGGCTACAAATCCCAAATTGATCATATCATCGTTTCAAAATTTGGTGTATTTGTTATTGAAACAAAGAATTACAAAGGTTGGATAATGGGTAGTGAACACGCACAATATTGGACACAGGTTATTTATAAAAGTAAGAAAAGGCTATACAACCCTATCTTACAAAATCACGGCCATGTTAAAGCTTTAAAAAATACTTTATCAAACCACCCAAATATTAAATACATTCCTATTGTGGTGTTTACTTGGAAGTCGACACTTAAAATAAGTACATCTTCAGAAGTTATCAAAATTTTTAGCCTACTTAAAACCATAAAACGGCATAAGCAGCATATCCTAACCGATTTATTAAAAGATGAAATATTCGAAATCATAAAATCGAACAACCGAAGAAAACCAAAACAACAAAATCAACAGTATAAAGTCTATGAAAATGGTCACAACAACATACTAAATTCAGAGAGATGCCCCTATTGTTCAGGAACACTTGTGATAAAGAACGGTAGGTACGGTGAGTTTAAAGGTTGTAGCGAATACCCCAGATGTAGGTACACCAAAGCTACTTTATAG
- a CDS encoding primase-helicase family protein: MKVLIPWNIETIIRDHGKDIVAEIPKYDGWCIVPEHLHYQKEIKGYLNRYEEIPHLPKQGDCVKILEFIEHIFQEQYELGLDYIQLLYQKPNQTLPVLCLVSEERETGKTTFLNFLKKIFAGNMTYNSNSDFRSNFNIDWLNKLIIAVDEVLLDRKEDAERIKNLSTAKSFKAEAKGQDKFEVEFFGKFILCSNNEENFIIIDPLEIRYWVRKISPIKQKRPNLLKELQDEIPQFLNFLNERKLSTSNTGRMWFTAEQINTSALRKIKSQFVDKVEIELLEIIKGIMENKELNEMCFTNSNIQSLLQRANFRVGRTGVRKIIETKWKLNQYPNASNYTSYQYDTSGFLLEYQDKGRYYKITKEQLEQIFVDMLT, encoded by the coding sequence ATGAAAGTTTTAATTCCGTGGAATATCGAAACCATTATTCGTGATCACGGCAAAGATATTGTTGCCGAAATTCCAAAATATGATGGATGGTGCATTGTGCCAGAACATTTACATTATCAGAAGGAAATTAAAGGGTATTTAAACCGATACGAGGAAATACCACATTTACCAAAACAAGGAGATTGTGTTAAAATATTAGAATTCATAGAACACATTTTTCAAGAGCAATATGAATTAGGCTTAGATTACATCCAATTGCTTTATCAAAAACCTAATCAAACTTTGCCAGTGCTATGTTTGGTATCAGAGGAAAGAGAAACTGGTAAAACTACATTCTTAAATTTTTTGAAGAAGATATTTGCAGGTAACATGACTTATAATTCGAACAGCGACTTTAGGTCAAATTTTAATATCGATTGGCTAAATAAATTAATAATTGCTGTAGATGAAGTGCTTTTGGATAGAAAGGAAGATGCAGAACGTATTAAAAATCTAAGTACTGCTAAATCATTTAAAGCAGAAGCAAAGGGGCAAGATAAGTTTGAGGTTGAATTTTTTGGCAAGTTTATTTTGTGCAGTAACAATGAAGAAAATTTTATCATTATAGATCCTTTAGAAATTCGTTATTGGGTAAGGAAAATAAGTCCTATAAAGCAAAAAAGACCAAATTTGCTAAAAGAATTGCAAGATGAAATCCCACAGTTTTTAAATTTTCTAAATGAACGTAAGCTTAGCACTTCAAATACAGGCAGAATGTGGTTTACAGCGGAACAGATAAATACCTCAGCGTTGCGGAAAATTAAATCGCAGTTCGTTGATAAAGTTGAAATAGAGCTACTGGAGATCATAAAAGGAATAATGGAAAACAAAGAATTGAACGAAATGTGCTTTACTAATTCTAATATTCAATCTCTGCTCCAAAGAGCCAATTTCCGTGTGGGTAGAACTGGAGTTAGGAAAATAATAGAAACCAAGTGGAAATTAAACCAATACCCCAATGCTTCAAATTATACCTCCTACCAGTATGACACATCGGGTTTCTTATTAGAGTACCAAGATAAAGGCAGATATTATAAAATTACTAAAGAGCAACTGGAGCAAATTTTTGTAGATATGTTGACTTAG
- a CDS encoding helix-turn-helix domain-containing protein has protein sequence MNDLMLTSIRKEELSAMIENSVRKVLSETPSSNSEEKPQDFLSIEEASKFLNLAKATVYTLTSAGKIPVIKKGKRLYFTKQELMDWLKKGRKKTIEEIEEEATQYVLKNKYTSR, from the coding sequence ATGAACGATTTAATGTTAACATCCATAAGAAAGGAAGAACTATCGGCAATGATAGAAAACAGTGTAAGAAAAGTTCTTTCAGAAACCCCATCCTCGAATTCTGAAGAAAAGCCACAAGATTTTTTAAGTATCGAAGAAGCATCCAAATTCCTTAATCTTGCTAAAGCAACGGTTTATACATTAACCTCCGCAGGGAAAATACCAGTCATTAAGAAAGGTAAAAGACTATATTTTACTAAACAGGAATTAATGGACTGGTTGAAAAAAGGTCGTAAAAAAACAATTGAAGAGATTGAAGAAGAAGCGACCCAGTATGTTTTAAAAAATAAATATACTTCAAGGTAG
- a CDS encoding plasmid mobilization protein yields MARNIGGRPKVLTGKRDRRIEIRLTEQELIILQRLENETHISRSCLFIKRILYQQDFFVTTDVLKELASVGQEIGRIGVNINQMAKHCNTVIKSQSLNPKITEEFNKLMQEFLSEEKEINKLFRQMYRTMAKPKGTKAVIQERNP; encoded by the coding sequence ATGGCAAGAAACATTGGTGGAAGACCAAAGGTGTTAACTGGTAAAAGAGATAGAAGAATTGAAATAAGGTTGACGGAACAAGAATTGATCATTCTTCAAAGATTAGAAAATGAAACTCATATTTCCCGCTCTTGTTTGTTTATTAAAAGAATCTTGTACCAGCAAGATTTTTTTGTGACTACCGATGTTCTAAAAGAGCTGGCATCCGTAGGGCAAGAAATTGGTCGAATTGGTGTAAACATAAATCAAATGGCTAAACACTGTAATACAGTTATCAAGAGCCAAAGCTTAAACCCTAAAATTACCGAAGAGTTTAATAAATTAATGCAGGAATTTTTGAGCGAAGAGAAAGAGATAAATAAACTATTTCGTCAGATGTACAGAACAATGGCAAAACCGAAAGGTACTAAAGCGGTAATTCAGGAAAGAAATCCTTGA
- a CDS encoding helix-turn-helix transcriptional regulator — protein MSKALLKSEIDIYVINKVRELRIAAGISQADLALALDLSVGFIGHIESPKYRAKYNLSHLNRLATILNCSIKDFFPELPL, from the coding sequence ATGAGCAAGGCACTTTTAAAATCAGAAATTGATATTTATGTAATTAACAAGGTGCGTGAATTAAGAATCGCTGCTGGTATTTCACAAGCAGACCTGGCTTTAGCTCTTGATCTATCAGTAGGATTTATTGGTCATATCGAAAGTCCAAAATACCGAGCAAAGTATAACCTAAGTCATTTAAATAGATTAGCGACGATTTTAAACTGCTCTATCAAGGATTTCTTTCCTGAATTACCGCTTTAG